The region TTGCCAGTTTGATCAAGGCATACCGGTCTCGTGGTCACTTGCTGGCGAAAACCAATCCACTCCGCGAACGCAAAGACCGGCAACCCCGCGTCGATTTGCCCGATTACGCCCTTTCCGAAGCCGATCTGGATACGGTATTCGAGTCAGGTAAACTGCTCGGAATCGGACCGGCTACGCTGCGCGTTATTATGGATTCGCTGCGGAAAATCTACGCTGGTGAAATTGGATTTGAGTACATGTACATCCGCGAGCTGGATGTAAAAAACTGGTTGCGCAATAAGATTGAGAAAGAAGCGCTCGTTTTCATGCCTACCCTCGATGAGAAAAAGCGTATTCTCGAAAAACTGAACGAAGCTACCGTTTTCGAAAACTTCCTCGCCACAAAATACCTCGGTCAGAAGCGTTTTTCGCTGGAAGGTGGTGAAGTGACCATTCCGGCCCTCGACACCATCATCAGCCAGGCGGCCGACATGGGCGTTGAAGAGGTAATGATCGGTATGGCACACCGCGGACGGCTTAACGTACTGGCCAATATTCTGGGCAAGTCGTACGAGTCGATCTTCGATGGCTTCGAAGGCAACGTACCCGATCAGGTACACGGCGATGGTGACGTAAAATACCACCTCGGCTATTCGAGTCTAACCGAAACCAAATCGGGCAAGCAGATCAGCGTGAAGCTGGCCCCTAACCCATCGCACCTGGAAGCGGTTAACCCCGTTGTTGAAGGCTTTGTGCGGGCGCAGGCCGACGAAGAATACCAGGGCGATTTCACCAAGATCATGCCTATCCTGATCCACGGCGATGCAGCCGTTGCCGGTCAGGGTATTGTATATGAGGTAACCCAAATGGCGAAACTGGCGGGCTATACGACCGGCGGTACAGTCCACTTTGTTATCAACAACCAGATTGGCTTCACCACCGATTTCGAAGATGCCCGTTCATCTATTTATTGCTCAGACATCGCCAAAATCATCGACGCACCTATTTTCCACGTCAACGGCGATGACCCTGAAGCGGTTATTTTCTGCGCTAAACTAGCGGTAGAGTTCCGGGAGAAGTTCAACCGGGACGTGTTTATCGACATGGTTTGCTATCGTCGCTACGGCCACAACGAAGCCGACGAGCCGAAGTTCACGCAGCCGACGATGTACAACATCATCGACAAGCATCAGAATCCGCGTGAAATCTACAAAGACCTGCTCATCAAGCGGGGCGATGTCGATGCGGAACTGGCGCAACGCATGGATACGGAATTCAAGAAGCAGTTGCAGGACCGGCTCGACCGCGTCAAGCAAAAAGCCGAAATTCCATACAAACCACTGCGACTCGACCGTGACTGGTCGGAACTTCGTTTCAGCGAACCCTCCGACTTCGACAACTCGCCCGAAACGGGAGTACCGGCCGAAACACTGCAAACTATTGGCAACGCGCTGGTGAAATTACCGGAAGGGTTCAAGCCGCTGAAGCAGATCGACAAGCTTCTGAAAGACCGGCAAACGATGCTCAACGACACCAAAATGGTGAACTGGGGTACGGCCGAACTGCTGGCCTACGGCTCGCTGCTACTCGAAGGCAGAGCTGTTCGGCTGAGCGGCCAGGATGTGCAGCGGGGTACGTTCTCGCACCGCCATGCCGTTCTGCATGATTCCGAGACGAATGCCTCGTACTCGTCACTGGATTACATTCAGGATGGTCAGCAGAAATTCCAGATATACAACTCCTTGCTGTCGGAATACGGCGTCCTTGGCTTCGAATATGGTTATGCCATGGCAAACCCGCAGGCGCTGGTGATCTGGGAAGCACAGTTCGGCGATTTCTCGAATGGTGCTCAGCTCATCATCGACCAGTTTATTGCCGCTGCCGAGTCGAAATGGGGTATCCAGAATGGTGTAACGATGTTGCTTCCCCACGGCTACGAAGGCCAGGGGCCGGAGCACTCCAACGCCCGCCCGGAACGGTATCTGCAACTTTACGCAGAATACAACATGGTGGTGGCTAATATTACTACTCCGGCAAACCTGTTCCACGTTATGCGTCGGCAATTGGCCTGGGCATTCCGGAAGCCGCTGGTTATCATGTCTCCCAAATCGTTGCTTCGCCATCCGAAATGTATTTCCCCGCTGGAGGACCTTACTAAAGGATCGTTCCAGGAAATTATCGATGATAGCTACGCACAGGCGAAAAAGGTGACGCGCGTGCTGCTTTGCACAGGTAAAGTCTATTACGACTTACTCGACAAGCAACAGGCCGATCAGCGCGACGACGTGGCCATTGTACGCATTGAACAGTTGGCTCCACTTTCCAAAACGCAACTGAACGCCGTGTTGGAGAAGTACAAAAAAGCCGAAATCTTCTGGGTACAGGAAGAGCCGGAAAACATGGGCTACTGGACGTACCTGCTACGGATTGGGTTGAACTATCCGATCATTTCGCGGAAAGCTTCGGCTTCACCCGCTACCGGTTACCCAAAAATACATTCTCAGGAACAAGCCGATATCGTTCGAAGAGCGTTTGAATAAAAATTAGTCGGTAAGTCAGTAAGTTGACAGGTCAGTTAGTAGCTGATGGTCTGTCAACTTACTGACTTACCGACTTACTGACTTACCGACTAAAACATTATGGCCGTTGACATGAAAATCCCTCCCGTGGGGGAATCCATTACCGAAGTAACTGTTGGTACCTGGTATAAAAAAGAAGGTGACCACGTAAAAATGGACGATGTGCTTTGCGGACTCGACTCCGACAAGGCCACGTTCGAACTTACTGCTGAAGCCGATGGCGTTCTGCACATTCTGGCGCAGGAGGGCGATGTGTTGCCTATTGGAGCCAGCATTTGCACCATCGATGGTGATGGCAGTGCTCCGGCACCTGCCCCGGCAGCCGAGCCAGCTAAAGCTGCCGCACCGGCTCCGTCAGCACCTGCTCCACAGCCTACTCCGGCAATGCAGTCGGTAGCGGAACCCGCACAGGCAGCCGTAGCTACTCCCGCAGCAGCTACCAGTGTCATTGAAATGAAAGTTCCGGCCGTTGGTGAATCCGTTACAGAAGTGACGATTGCCTCCTGGAGCAAAAAAGATGGTGATCAGGTGGCCCTTGATGAAGTTCTCTGCGAACTCGAATCCGACAAGGCCACCTTCGAACTCCCAGCAGAAGCCGCCGGTATACTCCGTATCGTAGCTCAGGCTGGCGAAACGCTGCCCATCGGTGCGTTGATCGCCAAAATAGAAGTTGGTGCCGCTACTGCTGCTCCGGCCGCTGCCCCCGCGCCACAACCTGCTGCGAGTGCCCCCGCTGCCGATACATCGGCCAATGGTCAGAACGGTACCAGCTATGCAGCAAATTACCCGTCGCCGGCAGCCGCTAAGATTCTGGACGAGAAAGGCGTTAATGCGCAACAAGTTCAGGGTACCGGCGTTGGCGGACGTATTACAAAAGACGATGCCATGAAAGCATCGCCCGCACCTGCTCCGGCACCTCAGCCAGCAGCGGCTAAACCCGCGGCTCCGGCACCAGCACCAGCGGCTCCTTCTGTACCGGGCAGCCGCAACCAGCGTCGCGAAAAAATGACGTCACTCCGCCGGACAATCGCCCGCCGGTTAGTGGCCGTTAAGAATGAGACAGCTATGCTGACTACCTTCAACGAGGTAGACATGAAGCCGATCATGGACCTGCGGAACAAGTTCAAAGACAAGTTCAAAGAGAAAAATGGCGTAGGGCTTGGCTTTATGTCGTTCTTCACGAAGGCTGTTTGTATTGCGCTGAAAGATTTCCCGGCTGTAAATGCTCAAATCGACGGCGATCAGATGGTGTTCAACGATTTCTGCGATATTTCAATCGCCGTTTCGTCAGACCGTGGTCTGGTTGTTCCCGTTATCCGGAATGCCGAGCAGTTGAGTTTTGCGCAAATTGAGAAAGAAGTCGTTCGTTTGGCGGGTCTGGCTCGTGAAAACAAACTGACCATCGAGCAAATGACGGGTGGTACGTTCACCATTACTAATGGCGGTACATTCGGATCGATGCTGTCGACGCCGATTATCAATGCACCACAGTCGGCTATTCTGGGTATGCACAACATTGTTGAGCGTGCGGTAGTCGTCAACGGCGAAATCGTTATCCGCCCGATCATGTACGTAGCGCTTTCGTACGATCACCGGATCATCGATGGTAAAGAATCCGTTAGCTTCCTGGTTCGCGTAAAGCAAATTCTGGAAGACCCAACCCGGATTCTGTTCGATATGTAATTGATGCAATTATTTATAAAAAAGCCGCTCCGAGATTCGGAGCGGCTTTTTTATGAGCCGTTTGCGTGGTGTCGGGTCCTCAGACCCGACACAAGTTGCTGACGCGAGTTTGTCGGGTCTGAGGACCCGACACCACGCCACTCTTGGCCGCGCTCGACACGGCACTACACTACACTAGTTCACAATCAGGCTCACGCCACCCATTTCGGCAGGTTGCGGGATGCCCATCAATTCAAGAATCGTTGGGGCGATGTCAGCCAGCTTGCCGTCTTTCAGCGACGGATGGTAATCTTTATCAATCAGGATACATGGCACCAGGTTCGTTGTGTGAGCTGTGTTTGGTGTACCGTCGTCGTTTGTCATAAACTCAGCGTTACCGTGGTCGGCAATGATGATCGTCGTGTAGCCATGCGCCAGCGCAGCTTCGGTTACGGCCTGGGCGCAGGCATCGGCTGTTTCGGCGGCAATTTTTACGGCTTCAAATACGCCCGTGTGCCCTACCATGTCGGTATTGGCAAAGTTCAGGCAGATGAAATCCGGCTCTTCACTTTCCAGCTCCGGAATAATAGCGTCGCGAATGTCGTAAGCGGCCATTTCCGGCTTTTGATCGTAGGTCTTAACGGGAATCGTTGTTTCTACGCCGTTTGCGTCGCGCACGACCATCTCTTTCGGCGATGGACACAGCAGGCGCTTCTCTCCGGCGAATGGCTCTTCACGACCACCCGAGAAGAAGAACGTAACGTGGGGATACTTCTCGGTCTCGGCAATGCGAATCTGCTTCCGACCAGCTCCGGCAACGACCTCACCGAGTGTGTTTTGCAGGTTATCTTTATCGAAAATGACTTTTACGTTCTCAAACTCGCTGTCGTAGTTCGTCATCGTGATGTATTCCAGCGACAGTTTTTTCATGTCCTGCTCCGGAAAATCCTTCTGGGTCAGCGCCTGGGTGATTTCACGACCCCGGTCAGTGCGGAAGTTAAAGCACAGCACCACGTCGCCATCTTCAATCACCGCCACCGGCGAACCATCGACATTGGCAACAATAAGCGGCTTAATGAACTCGTCGGTCACACCCGCATCGTACGATGCCTGTAACGACGCGGCAATGTCGGCCCCAGCTACTTTGGTGCCTTCACCTTTCACCATGGCATCGTAGGCAACCTTAACCCGCTCCCAGCGGTTGTCGCGGTCCATAGCATAGTAACGGCCAATCACCGTAGCAATCTGGCCCGTCGATACGGCCATATGGGCCTGTAAATCGGTCAGGTAACCAATGCCGCCTTTCGGGTCGGTATCGCGACCGTCCGTAAAGGCATGCACGAATACGTCGGTCAGGCCGTGGGCTTGCGCAATGGAAAGCAGCCCCTTTACGTGCTCGATGTGGGCGTGAACACCCCCGTCAGACACAAGACCGATGAAATGTACTTTTTTACCGTTTGTTTTCGCGTAATTCAGCGCATTGACCAGTACTGGCTCGTTGTCGAGCGTGTGCTCGTCAACGGCCTTATTAACTTTTACCAAATCCTGATAAACGACCCGGCCCGCACCTAGATTCATGTGCCCTACTTCGGAATTACCCATTTGGCCGGCCGGAAGCCCAACGGCCAGCCCGGAAGCCTCCAGTGTACTATGGGGGTATTTGGGGTAGAGTGAATTCATGAAGGGTGTATTGGCTGCTTCGATAGCCGACACTTCGGGCTTTAGCGGAATACCCCAGCCGTCAAGAATGATGAGAATTACTTTTTTGTCCATAAAAAGTGAAAGAGTAAAAAGGGAAAGAGCGGAAGAATGACATCGTGAAAGCCATTTGGCTCACTTGTTCACTCCTTCACTCTTTCGTTCATTTAAGTTATGTTGCTGCACCAAATAGGTCAGCAGTTGACGGCAGCATCGAAGGGTGATTTGATAGACCTCTTCAAACACTTCTGGCCCTTCGTAATAGGGGTCTGGCACGTTGGGCTGGTCGTTTACGTCCGGATCAAACTCACGGAGTAAAAAAATAGTATCGGCCGTATGCAGGCCTGTGCTCCGGTAATTCAGCTTTTCAATGGCTTCCAGATTCATCTCGTCCATTGCCACGAAGTAATCGAACAGGGCCAGATCTTCGCCAATCAGCCGTCGGGCGCGGTGAGTGAGCGTAAGACCATGTTCAAGAGCGTTTTCGCGGGTACGACGGTCGGGGAGTTGACCGATGTGAAACGAAGCCGTTCCTGCCGAGTCGGTTTGAATCTGCTTATCCAGCCCAGCCTCGGCAACCAGCGTTCGAAACACACCTTCCGCCACCGGCGACCGACAAATATTGCCGTAACAAACGAAGAGAACGTTTAGCATACCTTAAACCAGGAAATGAGTAATGAATAATGGATAACGAATAATGCAGAACGAGTCAGGCTCCGGCCACTATTCATTATCCATTTTGTCTTATTCATTATTTTTCTAACTGTTCATTCTGCTCATCGACGATGACGAACACGTCTTCTCCCGGTTTCTTCATCAGGTATTTTTCGCGGGCAAATTTCTCACGAAGACGGTCGTTGCCGAGTACTTCCCGACGTTCAGTCTGTACGGCTTTGATTTTTTCCTGATAATAGGCCGCGTCGCCATCGAGCTTTCGAAGCTGCCACCAGTTGCGAATCTGCGTTGGCAGGTCGTTAGCATCGAAAAAAGTCATCCACACCAGCAATCCCAGGCCGGTAGCGACATAGAAATTGCGAACGAAGCGGAGAAGACGGTTTAGCATAATTTTGTGGTGTTGGGTTCTGGAGCGCCAGCCCGGTCAAACCCGGCACTTTTCAATGATAAAGAGTGTCGGGTTTAACCGGGCTGGCGCTCCAGAACCCGACACCACAAAAACATTAAAACTTAAGACCTGGGAAGTAAGCGTTTTCACCCAGTTCCTCTTCGATGCGCAGCAACTGGTTGTATTTCGCCATCCGGTCCGAACGCGAGGCCGAACCCGTCTTGATCTGGCCCGTGTTGAGTGCTACAGCCAGGTCAGCGATGGTAGCATCTTCGGTTTCGCCCGAACGGTGCGACATGATGTTTTTGTAAGAATTCCGCTTCGCCAGATTAACAGTATCAATCGTTTCGGTTAGCGAGCCGATCTGGTTCACTTTTACCAGGATTGCGTTGGCAATACCTTTATCGATACCTTCCTGCAAACGAGTTACGTTGGTTACGAACAGGTCGTCGCCAACCAGTTGTACGTTTGTACCTTTCAGCGCGTCGGTATGTGCT is a window of Spirosoma linguale DSM 74 DNA encoding:
- a CDS encoding 2-oxoglutarate dehydrogenase, E1 subunit (KEGG: pap:PSPA7_3689 2-oxoglutarate dehydrogenase E1 component~TIGRFAM: 2-oxoglutarate dehydrogenase, E1 subunit~PFAM: Transketolase central region; dehydrogenase E1 component); amino-acid sequence: MDQYSYIANSDAAYVDQLYQSYKQDPQTVDESWQQFFKGFEFSLTYGEKANGNGAGTQAEPGKSNGTALNGSSGNGQATAKPVDATHAEKEVSVASLIKAYRSRGHLLAKTNPLRERKDRQPRVDLPDYALSEADLDTVFESGKLLGIGPATLRVIMDSLRKIYAGEIGFEYMYIRELDVKNWLRNKIEKEALVFMPTLDEKKRILEKLNEATVFENFLATKYLGQKRFSLEGGEVTIPALDTIISQAADMGVEEVMIGMAHRGRLNVLANILGKSYESIFDGFEGNVPDQVHGDGDVKYHLGYSSLTETKSGKQISVKLAPNPSHLEAVNPVVEGFVRAQADEEYQGDFTKIMPILIHGDAAVAGQGIVYEVTQMAKLAGYTTGGTVHFVINNQIGFTTDFEDARSSIYCSDIAKIIDAPIFHVNGDDPEAVIFCAKLAVEFREKFNRDVFIDMVCYRRYGHNEADEPKFTQPTMYNIIDKHQNPREIYKDLLIKRGDVDAELAQRMDTEFKKQLQDRLDRVKQKAEIPYKPLRLDRDWSELRFSEPSDFDNSPETGVPAETLQTIGNALVKLPEGFKPLKQIDKLLKDRQTMLNDTKMVNWGTAELLAYGSLLLEGRAVRLSGQDVQRGTFSHRHAVLHDSETNASYSSLDYIQDGQQKFQIYNSLLSEYGVLGFEYGYAMANPQALVIWEAQFGDFSNGAQLIIDQFIAAAESKWGIQNGVTMLLPHGYEGQGPEHSNARPERYLQLYAEYNMVVANITTPANLFHVMRRQLAWAFRKPLVIMSPKSLLRHPKCISPLEDLTKGSFQEIIDDSYAQAKKVTRVLLCTGKVYYDLLDKQQADQRDDVAIVRIEQLAPLSKTQLNAVLEKYKKAEIFWVQEEPENMGYWTYLLRIGLNYPIISRKASASPATGYPKIHSQEQADIVRRAFE
- a CDS encoding 2-oxoglutarate dehydrogenase, E2 subunit, dihydrolipoamide succinyltransferase (TIGRFAM: 2-oxoglutarate dehydrogenase, E2 subunit, dihydrolipoamide succinyltransferase~PFAM: catalytic domain of components of various dehydrogenase complexes; biotin/lipoyl attachment domain- containing protein; E3 binding domain protein~KEGG: sit:TM1040_3510 dihydrolipoamide succinyltransferase) encodes the protein MAVDMKIPPVGESITEVTVGTWYKKEGDHVKMDDVLCGLDSDKATFELTAEADGVLHILAQEGDVLPIGASICTIDGDGSAPAPAPAAEPAKAAAPAPSAPAPQPTPAMQSVAEPAQAAVATPAAATSVIEMKVPAVGESVTEVTIASWSKKDGDQVALDEVLCELESDKATFELPAEAAGILRIVAQAGETLPIGALIAKIEVGAATAAPAAAPAPQPAASAPAADTSANGQNGTSYAANYPSPAAAKILDEKGVNAQQVQGTGVGGRITKDDAMKASPAPAPAPQPAAAKPAAPAPAPAAPSVPGSRNQRREKMTSLRRTIARRLVAVKNETAMLTTFNEVDMKPIMDLRNKFKDKFKEKNGVGLGFMSFFTKAVCIALKDFPAVNAQIDGDQMVFNDFCDISIAVSSDRGLVVPVIRNAEQLSFAQIEKEVVRLAGLARENKLTIEQMTGGTFTITNGGTFGSMLSTPIINAPQSAILGMHNIVERAVVVNGEIVIRPIMYVALSYDHRIIDGKESVSFLVRVKQILEDPTRILFDM
- a CDS encoding phosphoglycerate mutase, 2,3-bisphosphoglycerate- independent (KEGG: hypothetical protein~TIGRFAM: phosphoglycerate mutase, 2,3- bisphosphoglycerate-independent~PFAM: BPG-independent PGAM domain protein; metalloenzyme domain protein), whose translation is MDKKVILIILDGWGIPLKPEVSAIEAANTPFMNSLYPKYPHSTLEASGLAVGLPAGQMGNSEVGHMNLGAGRVVYQDLVKVNKAVDEHTLDNEPVLVNALNYAKTNGKKVHFIGLVSDGGVHAHIEHVKGLLSIAQAHGLTDVFVHAFTDGRDTDPKGGIGYLTDLQAHMAVSTGQIATVIGRYYAMDRDNRWERVKVAYDAMVKGEGTKVAGADIAASLQASYDAGVTDEFIKPLIVANVDGSPVAVIEDGDVVLCFNFRTDRGREITQALTQKDFPEQDMKKLSLEYITMTNYDSEFENVKVIFDKDNLQNTLGEVVAGAGRKQIRIAETEKYPHVTFFFSGGREEPFAGEKRLLCPSPKEMVVRDANGVETTIPVKTYDQKPEMAAYDIRDAIIPELESEEPDFICLNFANTDMVGHTGVFEAVKIAAETADACAQAVTEAALAHGYTTIIIADHGNAEFMTNDDGTPNTAHTTNLVPCILIDKDYHPSLKDGKLADIAPTILELMGIPQPAEMGGVSLIVN
- a CDS encoding protein tyrosine phosphatase (PFAM: Protein-tyrosine phosphatase, low molecular weight~SMART: Protein-tyrosine phosphatase, low molecular weight~KEGG: pap:PSPA7_2183 phosphotyrosine protein phosphatase): MLNVLFVCYGNICRSPVAEGVFRTLVAEAGLDKQIQTDSAGTASFHIGQLPDRRTRENALEHGLTLTHRARRLIGEDLALFDYFVAMDEMNLEAIEKLNYRSTGLHTADTIFLLREFDPDVNDQPNVPDPYYEGPEVFEEVYQITLRCCRQLLTYLVQQHNLNERKSEGVNK